A part of Saccharomonospora amisosensis genomic DNA contains:
- a CDS encoding TetR/AcrR family transcriptional regulator, with amino-acid sequence MERSLSRAGAASGPESLLERAFIDAVEQVDDLDPTRARVLDAAYEQFCRMGIQRSTMEDVAKRAGVSRITVYRRFATKDVLVEQVVRREFRRYFDQFLLDIQQAESVADRVVLGFVSSLRAIRGNPLIGGLLAVEPDLVAPSMISDGGRTLATVREFVAGQLRHEQHAGNVSKELDTDLVAELMVRISASFLAIPSHIIDIEDDEQLAEVARRYLVPMLEPRPRR; translated from the coding sequence GTGGAACGTTCGCTGTCCCGCGCCGGAGCGGCCTCGGGGCCCGAGTCCCTACTGGAGCGCGCCTTCATCGACGCCGTCGAGCAGGTCGATGACCTGGACCCCACCCGAGCCCGCGTGCTCGACGCGGCGTACGAGCAGTTCTGCCGGATGGGCATCCAGCGTTCCACCATGGAAGACGTCGCCAAACGCGCAGGCGTTTCCCGGATCACCGTCTACCGCCGGTTCGCCACCAAGGACGTGCTGGTGGAACAGGTGGTCCGGCGAGAGTTCCGTCGATACTTCGATCAGTTCCTGCTCGACATCCAGCAGGCCGAGTCCGTCGCCGACCGGGTGGTGCTCGGCTTCGTCAGCTCGCTGCGCGCGATCCGAGGCAACCCGCTGATCGGCGGGCTGCTCGCGGTCGAACCGGACCTGGTCGCGCCTTCCATGATCAGTGATGGCGGGCGAACCCTTGCCACCGTTCGCGAGTTCGTCGCGGGTCAGCTGCGACACGAGCAACACGCGGGCAACGTGTCGAAGGAACTCGACACCGACCTCGTGGCCGAGCTGATGGTTCGGATATCCGCGTCTTTCCTGGCGATTCCCAGCCACATCATCGACATCGAGGACGACGAACAACTGGCCGAGGTGGCCAGGCGGTACCTCGTCCCCATGCTGGAACCGAGGCCGCGGCGCTGA
- a CDS encoding polysaccharide deacetylase family protein encodes MTNTAGNQLFHYSPITERPAINWPGGARVAVYVGLNIEHFLLDRPSTSIWPGTAELVPDALNYGWRDYGVRVGIWRTIKTLDRYGIRASALLNSAAAEHYPQIVKAGMDRNWAWLAHGRTNSILHSGMSRDEERRVLTEIVDTITAATGRHPLGWMGPGLTETFNTPSLLAELGLTYTLDWTNDDQPYDLEVPGLISVPYSVELNDLLLFARGLSGPEFVRLVQDQYEQLRADSEHGGRVMALALHPFVIGQPFRAKYLDQALRYLAEQPDSWLTTSDEIAEHYRSTR; translated from the coding sequence ATGACGAACACAGCCGGCAATCAACTCTTCCACTACAGCCCGATCACCGAACGCCCCGCCATCAACTGGCCCGGCGGAGCCAGGGTGGCTGTCTACGTCGGGCTCAACATCGAGCATTTCCTCCTCGACCGGCCTTCGACGAGCATCTGGCCAGGCACGGCCGAACTGGTCCCCGACGCGCTCAACTACGGGTGGCGCGACTACGGGGTGCGCGTGGGTATCTGGCGTACGATCAAGACCCTGGACCGCTACGGGATCCGCGCGAGCGCGTTGCTGAACTCAGCGGCGGCCGAGCACTACCCGCAGATCGTCAAGGCGGGCATGGACCGGAACTGGGCCTGGCTCGCGCACGGGCGGACCAATTCGATCCTGCACAGCGGAATGAGTCGCGACGAGGAACGTCGAGTCCTCACCGAGATCGTTGACACGATCACCGCCGCGACCGGCCGCCATCCGCTCGGCTGGATGGGTCCCGGCCTGACCGAAACATTCAACACTCCCTCGCTGCTGGCAGAGCTCGGCTTGACGTACACATTGGACTGGACCAACGACGACCAGCCGTACGACCTGGAGGTACCCGGGTTGATCAGCGTTCCGTACTCGGTGGAGCTCAACGACCTGCTGTTGTTCGCAAGGGGGCTGAGCGGACCGGAGTTCGTGAGGCTGGTGCAGGACCAGTACGAGCAGCTGCGCGCCGACTCCGAGCACGGCGGCCGCGTCATGGCACTGGCCCTGCATCCGTTCGTGATCGGGCAGCCGTTCCGAGCCAAGTACCTGGATCAGGCACTGCGATACCTCGCCGAGCAGCCCGACAGCTGGCTCACCACCAGCGACGAGATCGCCGAGCACTACCGAAGCACACGCTGA